In Panicum virgatum strain AP13 chromosome 4N, P.virgatum_v5, whole genome shotgun sequence, a single window of DNA contains:
- the LOC120671535 gene encoding endonuclease V-like codes for MDDGQGYQEEGDDRDLVLQKQEWIKTQDMLKSKLILEDDFVWSLPSVGSSSGEDARGKLKYIGGTDISFLKEDPSTACAAVVVLDADTLEVVHEEFDVVRLQVPYIPGFLSFREAPILLGLLDKVKINARHFYPQLLMFDGNGLLHPRGFGLACHLGVLADLPTIGVGKKCRLLHHVDGLNQSKVRRRLLLEEDCNNELILLTGESGTTWGAAMLSSPGSSKPVYISTGHRVSLDSATAIVKMCCKYCVPEPTHQADIRSKVFLQKLRKPEQ; via the exons ATGGATGATGGCCAAGGATACCAAGAAGAAGGAGATGACCGTGATTTGGTGCTGCAGAAACAAGAATGGATCAA AACACAGGACATGCTCAAGAGTAAGCTTATTCTTGAAGATGATTTTGTTTGGAGTTTACCCTCAGTTGGCTCAAGTTCAGGTGAAGATGCAAGGGGCAAACTGAAGTATATTGGTGGGACTGACATTAGCTTCTTaaaggaggacccatccacagCATGTGCCGCGGTGGTAGTCCTGGATGCCGATACTttagaagttgtccatgaagagtTTGATGTTGTTCGACTGCAAGTGCCATATATTCCTGGATTTCTTTCATTCAGAGAG GCTCCAATTCTTCTTGGACTCTTGGATAAGGTGAAGATCAATGCACGTCATTTCTACCCTCAG TTGCTCATGTTTGATGGAAATGGATTGCTCCATCCGCGAG GTTTTGGTTTAGCTTGTCATCTTGGTGTGCTTGCAGACCTTCCAACCATTGGAGTTGGAAAAAAATGTAGGTTG CTGCATCATGTGGATGGCCTTAACCAATCAAAAGTCAGAAGACGGCTTCTGTTGGAAGAAGACTGCAATAACGAACTAATTTTGTTGACTGGAGAGTCTGGGACAACATGGGGCGCG GCGATGCTTTCCAGCCCTGGTTCGTCAAAACCAGTCTACATATCAACTGGGCATCGTGTTTCGCTTGATTCAGCAACTGCCATAGTGAAGATGTGTTGTAAATACTGTGTTCCTGAGCCAACGCATCAG GCTGATATAAGATCAAAGGTGTTTCTGCAGAAGCTCCGAAAACCAGAGCAGTAA
- the LOC120671534 gene encoding peptidyl-prolyl cis-trans isomerase FKBP13, chloroplastic-like, which translates to MGAPSTSTSPLSHLLLSLPKPGAARHPRASPAAPCPDDARSSGAGLVLRRREAAAAVVSAAVLSRFLLPLPAVAEAADGGECPLEVAPSGLAFCDRVVGTGAAAQQGQLIRAHYTGMLEDGTVFDSSYKRGRPLIFRVGVGEVIKGWDQGIVGGEGIPPMLAGGKRMLKLPPALAYGEKGAGCRGWEPTSCVIPPNSTLLFDVEYVGRAVS; encoded by the exons ATGGGTGCTCCGTCCACCTCCACGTCGCCGCTGTCCCACCTCCTCCTCAGCCTCCCGAAGCCCGGCGCCGCGAGGCACCCCCGCGCTTCTCCCGCGGCGCCGTGCCCGGACGACGCCCggagctccggcgccggcctcgtcctccgccggcgcgaggccgcggccgcggtggTGTCCGCCGCCGTGCTCTCCCGCTTCCTGCTCCCCCTCcccgcggtggcggaggccgcggacGGCGGGGAGTGCCCGCTCGAGGTGGCGCCGTCCGGGCTCGCCTTCTGCGACCGCGTCgtcggcaccggcgccgccgcccagcaggGCCAGCTCATCCGG GCGCACTACACGGGGATGCTGGAGGACGGCACGGTGTTCGACAGCAGCTACAAGCGCGGGAGGCCGCTCATCTTCCGCGTCGGCGTCGGAGAG GTGATCAAAGGATGGGATCAGGGCATAGTAGGCGGCGAGGGGATCCCGCCGATGCTCGCAG GGGGCAAGCGGATGCTGAagctgccgccggcgctggcCTACGGCGAGAAGGGGGCGGGGTGCAGAGGATGGGAGCCCACCTCCTGCGTCATCCCGCCCAACTCCACGCTCCTCTTCGACGTCGAGTACGTCGGCAGAGCCGTCAGCTGA